The stretch of DNA TTGACCAGCTTCCctgactccatgctgggtgccaTGTTCAGTGGGAAGATGCCCACCAAGAGGGACAGCCAGGGCAACTGCTTCATTGACCGCGATGGCAAAGTGTTCCGCTACATCCTCAACTTCCTGCGGACCTCCCACTTGGACCTGCCTGAGGACTTCCAAGAGATGGGCCTGCTCCGAAGAGAGGCTGACTTCTACCAGGTGCAGCCCTTGATTGAGGCACTGCAAGAGAAGGAGGTGGAGCTGTCCAAGGCCGAGAAGAATGCCATGCTCAACATCACCCTGAACCAGCGTGTGCAGACAGTCCACTTCACTGTGCGGGAGGCACCTCAGATCTATAGCCTCTCCTCCTCCAGCATGGAGGTCTTCAACGCCAACATCTTCAGTACCTCTTGCCTCTTCCTTAAGCTCCTTGGCTCCAAGCTCTTCTACTGCTCCAATGGCAATCTCTCCTCCATCACCAGCCACCTGCAGGACCCCAACCACCTGACTCTGGACTGGGTGGCCAATGTGGAGGGCCTGCCAGAGGAGGAGTACACCAAGCAGAACCTCAAGAGGCTCTGGGTGGTGCCAGCCAACAAGCAAATCAACAGCTTTCAGGTCTTCGTGGAAGAGGTACTGAAAATTGCTCTGAGTGATGGCTTCTGCATTGATTCTTCTCACCCACATGCTGTGGATTTTATGAACAATAAGATTATTCGATTAATACGGTACAGGTAAAAGGACCCCAGCAACCCTGGTGGGGGGCTCCCAAGAAGCTCCACATCACCCAAGATCTTGGAGAGTGTCTCACCAGTGGTGTGAGGCAGGGCGCTACTAATCTGTATTAATCGCATAGCAGGACTTGATTCACCCCACAGTGCAGTCTACCTATAGGAATCCATGTGTTCTCTCAACGGAGCCACCTTTTTTCCTTGCCACTTTGAGCTAGAGATGGGCAGTTTGTCATGACAAATGAAGTATCTGCCAATGTGTCCTAAAGGCCACAGGAGGGCTTTCTGGCTACAGAGGAATGGCTGGTTCTTCATGGGTACCAGCGCTCTCTGTATCACTAGGCAGTGCCTCTCTCAGCCCTCTGTGAAAGGAGCCCCTCATGGAAGGGAGGGGGTGAAAACAGGGAGCTCCCTTCAGTTCCCCAGGACGTAAAGTCACCAGATAGTCCCActcctcctgctcctctgtcCCTAGGATGCAGCCAGGACCTTGGACTTGTTCACCCAGCAGCAGCCACATTTGGCTGGCTCAGAAATGCAGAAGGATTTCAGAGCTGCGTTCTTGACCGACCCACACTGTGGCGGGGAGAGATTTGAGCTGTGGCATGGCCCAGACGAGGGAGCGTCCAGCCAGGGTTCAGAAGATGGGGATATCCCTCTTGACTGAGTCAAATATAGTAGACATTTGGGGATTTCTCACTTCAGAGATGAGTTGTTGTCctacaaagattttaaagtatcTGGAGCCAGTGCAATGAAAGGCATTTCATGATGTGGACTGTTACATGATTTTTGTAATCCTTTTCCCAAGAATTTGAAGTATCATTGAAACagatcattttaaacaaataatattatGGACTCTCAGGGTTGGAAAAGAATCCAGTGGTCACTTagtcctccccagctcccagcacaCCCCAACCCATGTGGGGCTGAGTGCCTCGCCCCAGGACCTTCAAAGTGATCATATATCCCTGCTTGCATACCTCCGGCAAAGGGAAGCTCATCATGCCCAAGGCAGTCCCTGCCATGACTGGCCAGGGCTGGCTGTTAAAAAGCTCTTCCTTCCATCGAACCAAAATCTGTCTTTCCACTCCCATTTTCTAGTCTTGGTTCTAGACCTGCCTTCTCACCCACACGtatactttctctttcaaaatagtCACCTTAAGAAACCAGACACTTAATCCTGACTATATTACTACTTTGGAATTAGGTTCCCAATAGCATTTGTCTTCAGAACCAAGGTcagcccatcctccacccacacACCCCCTACACCCACCATCCATTGTAAGTCAGTCCCATTTTGTGATGGCTTTGCTTTGTTTGTGACCACAATTTCACCCATCTTCTCACCAGCCATGGCTCCGCATAGCTTTTGACCACTTCCTGTTGGAGAATGAAGATTTGTCCTCTCAAGAAAGTGTTGCCAGAGGAAGGAGCCCAGGGGCTCCTAGGAGAGGGTGCAGCAAGGAGCCCAGGAGTGGGCTGGACACTCTTAGAGTATCCTATCCTACGACACTGCTCTGAAAGACACAGCCTTCCACTGTGGCACTGTTTCCTCCTTGAGGGAAGGTCTAGGGCAAGACACCCCAAGCCACCACTTCCCAGGGGGTGATGAACAGTGCAGACCTCAGATCTGCACATTATGATTCATCCCTGGAGCATGGCCTTGGAAGTCCCACAATTTTCCCCATTGGGCAGAGACCCTCAGACAACACCAGGGAAGCCTAGTGACATAGTCACCCACTGGCTGAAGAAGGGGCGTCTTGTAGTTACAGCCTGGGGATAGGGAGCCGGTATGCTAGGCCGTGAGCAAAGGCTGCATCTGTTAGGTAATAAAGGCCTCTTCCTCATACAGGGGGACCCAGGAGTCTCTGACAGCTGTCCCAGGCCACCAGGCCAATGATACTCAAGAAAGTCACTCAGGGGAATCCAGATTAGAACAGGTTAGAACAGGTCACAGAAGCTGTGACCCAACAGTTGAAGGAAGAAGTCTTGTAAATCACTGCTACCCGTTTCTCCTCCATAAAAagtctctttctccatcttttcgGTGCTTCTTAATTCACACAGCTTGATGTTAGAGAAAGTAAAGGACCTGTGAAGTCACTAATGTGCTATGTGACTTTGTGCAAGTCACTCACCTCACTGAGCCACCTCcatttctgcatctgtgaaatgggcataacAATAATACATAAccctacctacctcacagggctgttgtgaggatcaaatgaaataacgTATATAAGAATCCAATATACATGATAAATGGTGTTGCTATTTTGTGTCTGCTTATAAGGGTAAAAAAAAAGCTGGCCTTGGAGTCAAGCTGACCTGAATCTGAATTCTGGCTCCTTTCctcactgtgtgacctgggaTAGGTCACCAGGCCGCTCTGATATGTTTCCTCCTGGGGTAACAACCCCACCTCCCAGTGTTATGTGACAAATGAGCTGTGAAAAATTCCTAGCTAGGCCTGGCGCATAGGAACCCCATAAATGCTTGTTCCTTCAGGAAGTAATCGTGATGCACTGCTGTGAGTACAGTTCAACAAGCTTATGTGGAGCACTTGGGGTGTGAGCCCCAAGGATGCAAACAGCCACAGTAAGTTCAATCTTGAAAGGCTCAGAGGACCACAAAATGTGCTGTGGGAGCTTGGAGAAGGCAAACTCAGTTTTTAGCAAGGGCTTGATGGATGGCCAAGTTGGGCCTTTAGGGGTAGGTTGGGTTGTGATAGCTAAACAGGGTACCACTAGTACAGGACACAGCAGGAGCAGAGAccggggaggtgggcaggaagggGGAGCCCTCACAGCTCCAGCGTCAGGGGAGCAACAGGTGGTGCACTGAGCACACTCTGCGTCCCTCTCCAGTGAGTGCAGCCATCTGCCTTGCAAAACAGAGCATGGAGCGGTTCAGGGAGCAGCATCCCAGAGGACGAGTGAGTTGGAGTGAGCAGGCACTGGGAGGCGGAGGTGTGCATCTTGTGAGCCCTTCCCTGCCCTGAAGAAGACCTAATGCTGATCAGTGAGCTCAACCAGACTCAGCTTAGCCTTTCACACAGCTAAGAGCTTTGTCCCAACTGAAGGGCAATGCCAGGCACATGTTTGTTGACTCTCTGTTCCTGCCCCAGGTGTGGTGCCATGCATGCAGAGGGATGGTCAGGAAGGGGGCTGGACAGAAGCCTAAGGCACCTTGGTGTTACCACTTCCTGAGGCCAGCCACCACATAGGGCCCCTGCATGTTTGAAGGCCACCTCAGGCACTCCTTCCTGTGACCTTCCTGTGACCTCAGAGTCACCTAAAGCCCTTTGCCCTCTTATGAAGGACAAGCCTTGAACCTTTCTGTTCTGCCTTCAGGCCAGAGCTCCCTGTGCAGAGGGAGCCATGGTAtactcctgccctcctccctacCCCTGCCTGCATATATCACAGTGCCCAACACAGCTTCACTGGCCCGGATGCAGTCACTCTGCTTCTTAAACAGATGTATGGTCTCAAACCTAGCACTTTTTTAACTGCCCCTTGGTTCACCCAAAACGTCGAGGTTTGTTTTACAAATTACTCCTGAAACAGGCTACTATGACTGTGGCTGGGCCAAGGTCAGCCTGAGACCAGTTTCTCAGCTCACGTATCTAGATAACCAGCCCATctgtctacggccataccaccctgaacacgCCCGATCTCATCTGATAACCAGCCCATCCCTTTTCTGTGGTTTCTGCACTGACCCCTAAGTCTGCCTGGGCAGgaatggggggtggagggtgcagGGCTGATGGGGGGGGTGTTGGCAGAGAAAAGAGGCCCTGTGAGCCTCTTGCAGAGCAAAATAACCTTGATAACCAGCCCATCAAAGGGAAGGGCTGGGCTTTTTATCCAGGTCCTATGGGCTCCTGGATGACAGCTCCATCTGCCTAGACAGCCTAGTGACCTTAGTCTCCTTTAGAATCTTCAGGATAGCATGGCACCAAGCAAGGAACCATGGAGTCAGTCTGATGCCACGTGGGTTCACCGCTGTCTGGGGCATGGGACCAAGGGGGTCCTGAGGAGAGAAGTCAGCCTATGGAAGCCAGAGGTTCACTGAGCAAGCCACAGCACCCAGAACCCCATCCAAtacaaaagacaacaaaacaagCCCTGTGGTGCCACTTTTGGCTTTGATTTCTGGGCAGGAAGTGCTTGTCTGACCCTCACTTACCCTGGTCCTATTTCCTACCAACTTCCTTGGCCATCCCACCCCAATATACAAGGCATTTCAAAGCCTTTGTCAACATTTCCCAGTTAGCTGGCAGCCCTAGAATGTTCTAGTCCATTCTCATGCCAGGTCCCTCCCCAGAGCCTAGGTTCCTTTTTACTGAGGTTTTGGGTAAAGGCCCAGTTGAGTCACATTGGAAATCCTCTAGAGATCCTGCCAGCTAAGACAAAGGTTAATGTGTTGTGACATGGGtactccctccccagccccaatTAGTTCACTTTATAAGCCCAATATTGGTAATAAACACCTTTTGTTGGGTACCTCATAGGTTCCCAAGCTCCTTCACATCTATAGTGTCCTTTCACAGAACTCTAAATATGCCATGCTGTTCCACACCTCTGCCTGAGCTGGCCTTTCCTGCCATCTTCATAGCAAATATCTGCTCATCCTTCAGTGTTCTGCATTAGCCTTGCCTCCTTGGCTCACTGCGCAGTTAGTCCCAACCCCCTTTGCCACCCTACAGCTGGTGAGGACTTTTGCCATCATACTGCAGCTGCTCAGAGTGCTGAGCTGCTCAGTGTGTGTCAACCAGCCCTCAGAGTAAAGCCCTGATTTATAGCGTTGACCAATTTCCATGGTGCAAATACTCTCACTGTAGTCAATTTCAAGTTACCAAAGTGATGTCACTGGTCATCAGGAAAAAGATGCATGCAATGGGCTCTGGAGAGCCGGGGAGCCTGCCACAGAACTAGAATTGCATGCTTGTGAGGGCAGGAGCTCTGTCTTGCTACTTGTATgaccagtgcccagcacacataATAAGGTGCTCAATATATGTTTGAAGGACCTCCGCCACCTGCAAAAGAAGACATTCTCACCCCCATGATGTCCTCTTCTGGCTCAAAATCCCTCTTGCTCCAAAGTCCAGCTCAAACATTTTCCTATAGCATAAGTAAAAGTCCAAAGTTCGTAGCTCTTTAAGACCAGTTTCAACCTACTTTAAGAACATAGATTCTGCAGTCAGACTGCCTGGAGTCAAATCCTGACTTTGCCACTTCATAGctatgtaaccttgggcaagttccttaacctctccaTTTTCTTGTCTCTAAAGTGGAGGTAATGTAATAATGCCCACATTATAGGGTTgttacaaggatttttttttattttattttatatttatgataggcacacagtgagtgagagagaggcagagacataggcagagggagaagcaggctccatgcaccgggagcccgacgtgggattcgatcccgggtctccaggatcacgccctgggccaaaggcaggcgctaaaccgctgcgccacccagggatcccctgttacaAGGATTTAATGAGGAATATATCTATAGCTTTTTGAATAGTGCCTGGAGTTAGAGTAAATGCTATACATACTACATTACTTATTACTAttaccattatcatcatcatcactttcTGTCCTCATTTTACTTCTGTCTTACCTGCCCACTCTCTCATTGCCTCCTGCATAATCCACATGGATTTCCATCTCCTGACCTTTGCCCAAGCCACTCCCACTGCTTAGAGTGTCCCGCCCTCTCCTCTGCAGTGAACCCAAACGCTGCCCATCCACAGTGGACACCAGTTCTCACCCTCCGCCACCCTCCCACTGAGCCCTTCCTCTTCTGGTCTTCCGGTGCCCTTCTGGTTGGCATCTCCATGGGTCATCACATGTTCTGTTTATTCATATACTCTGTTAAGCACCTACCACATTCCAAACCCAGGGCTAGGCTCTGGGAAATCAAAGATGAACCCAAACATTCCTCTCTCGGGGAGTGCAGTGGGAGAGAGGTAAACAAATTCCAATATTGTGGGCAGTGCTAAGGCAGACTGGACCACAAATGGGATGGCCAGCTTTAGCTACAACTCCCCAATGTATACACCACTTTACAGGGTACAAAGcactttgcttcctttttctcaaTCCTCACAGCACATTCTGAGAGGCAGCATAGGAGgggtttttttcaaagataaaacgTAAGTACAGAGAGAGGAAATGACTGTCCTGTGACCACACTGTGTGTAAGTACATGCCTGTCACATAGTAGGCCCTTGGCTATTGAATTAACTGTCATTAAATTCAAGTTAAGTGGCCAAGTGGAGGTGAGAACCCAGTCTGAATCCTCCTTCAGGATTATTTCTACTCAACTGTGAGGTCAAGAACAAAATTGGGTTTTCAAGTGGCAGGACTCTGATCCAGGCTTTTCCATCAATGTTCCAGGTGTCATTGGGCAAATCCTGTCACTGTCTTGGCCTGAATGCTTTCTTGGCAAAATGCAGGAAGGTGAAGTTCAGCTCTACCAGCTAGCGATCTCTTCTAGCCAAAGCTGGATAGAAAAACGATCCTCCTAGCTCTCAAACTATATGAGCAGAGACCAGAAGTCCCTTGATGGGGCTGCCAAGGGGGCTTCAGGCACAGGACTGGCCCTCCCTATCTTCTCCTAGCCTTTCATCCTGTGAACATGATACTCGGGTGATGGAGCAGTCCTGGGATTTTCATACTTCCCAATGTGAAACAATGGACTCTACTAAGTGCTGCTAGGGCTAAAACCACCAGGCAAATTGAAGTCACTCAAATGACATGTCACACTTCTGGCACTCCCATGAGTGAAGTCCGAAAGCTTTTGTGAGGGTGTGGCTCATTCCCCTGAAACCCCCACCTCCTTAGAAGAAGTTGGTTAGACAGGCTGAGTGCCCATCATCACTCCTGAGTGGAGAGAAGGCCTCCCTTCCTGAGAGGACTATCAGAACATGATACCCATTGTCTATTTTTTGGCATAGAACCTGTGTTGTTCTAGAAGGAACATAACTGGCCATGAAAGGCAAAGAGGAAAGAATGAGCCTTCAGTCAAGCAGACCAGTCCAAATCCTGGCTGTGACATGTGACCCTGGCCAGCACCATCCTCTCTCTGTCTAAGTGACTTCATCTACCAAGTGgtgataaaaatatctataatacCTACCTGATGGAGTGATTATAAGGCTTAGTGGAAAAAATGCATGGAATGTACCTGgatccctcctctttccttcctctctataCTCCTTGCTCTCCACAAACTCTCCTAAAGCAGGGACTACCTCTCACACCCCTATATTCTTAGCTTGCAGCAGACTGCCCCCAAGGGGAGCACGTCAGtttgtgtttgttgaatgaatgagtgaacgcCACTGCTTTCCCTGTGAGGAAACAGGTCCCAGAGTGGTGGAGGAATTTGTCCCAGTTACATTGCTGGGGAGGGCCGCAGAAAACCTGGTTCCCAGCCCTCTCTCCATACAATACCTTGTGTATGCCATGTTTAGCAAAACTCTCTCTGCACACcagactcttccttttttttttttttaattttattcatttattcatgacagacacacagagagaggcagaaacataggcacagggagaaccaggctccccagggtgaagcctgatgcagaacttgaccccaggaccccaggttcacaaccttagccaaaggcagacgctcaaccactgagccacccaggtgcccccagactctTCTTTCAACCTCTTGGTTGGTGAGTAACAGCCTTGGAACCAGAACCCAGATCTGTTGGGCTCCAAAGCCATGAGCTTGTTCCACAAGGCCCACCAAAAGCTCAAGTGGGGCATAAGCAGGATTTTAGACCTGTTTCCTAGGCATGGGTTTAGCTAGTACTGCAAGGGATGAGCCTCAGTTGGGATGATGCCTCACCACCTACTTCCCTGCATAAATCTGACATTGGACAACAGCCAAAATCTGAGGCTGAAGGCCAAGTGGCCTTACCTGCTCCTCTTTGCCAGATCCTCATtgccaaaagcaaagaaaaaggacatACTCTCTTTCATCATTTCTAAGACATGTTTTTTCAAATTCCAGAGACCCTGAAACCCGATGAGACTTGACCATAGATAGTATTTTACAATTATAATTGGCAGCATTTACTCTAATGTGGTGGGACGTAAAATAAATTTGTGTCTTGAAATTATCTTAGATAAAGAAAGATCCAGGCTGAGCTGCCCAGGCCAGTGTCACTGCAGATCTGTGTGCAGTTCCTTTCCCCTGGGCTATCTGGAGCCTGGAGGCTCACTTtcctctggctctgccccttgGCACCCTCCAATAGCAAAAGTGGCCAGGGCCACAAAACTGGTGAGTGGCAGGGCTAGGTCAGCTTCCTGTGGGCTggacctgctcctcctcccttctctccccagtGCCCAGCATAGGGCCTCCTCATTCAATGCCAAGAAATATGATTGACAACAATAAGGGCTGACACTATTGAGCCAGCAACATTCCAAGTATTTTATCATCacgaatattcttttttttaatattttatttatttattcatgagaaacacacagagagaggcagagacacaggcagagggagaagcaagctccgtgcagggagcctgacgtggaactcaatcccaggtctccaggatcaggccctggactgaaggcagggctaaaccgctgagccacccgggctgcccttatcaTGAATATTCTTAATCCTCACCAGAGCCCTGTGAGGTAGGAACAATTATTGCTATAtccgttttattttttttttaaactcaaaaaacattttttatatccGTTTTATAGGTGAGTGGTATGGGATGTTGACATTGTAACGCCCAGTACCTaagaatgtaactgtatttggagagtctttaaagaggtaattaagttaaatgatGTCATTAGGGTggactctaatccaatatgacttgtgtctttataaaaagaggaaatttggacacagacacagaaggaaggaccctgtgaagacacaaggagatgtCTGCCATTTGCAAGCCACAGagggaggcctcagaagaaaatGACCCTTGCCAGCACCTTGAACCCATGCTCTgaaccaccacctccaccccagggGAGGAAGGCCTCATGGCTCCAGCCCAGAGCAGTGCCACTACCTAGGCTTTGGCTGCTTCTCAGCCCTGCCAGCCTGGATAGGCTCCTGGTAACCCATTTTTCTGGGGTTCCTCCAGCTGAATGGGGTTAACACTGGCATGGGCCTGGGGCAGAGATGAGAAGATGGGCCACAATAGTGGGGCTGagaacagaaaacacacacacacacacacacacacacacacacacaccaccttgTCTCCAGGGTTCTTGTCTCTTAGAGTCCTGTTCTTCTGTCTCTTCACACTGCCTTGGAATTACACCATAACAAATAGTCTGATGTTCAACTCTGGTATGTATCCTGTCATTAAAAATCCAGTGCCAAGCACCAACTACCACTGGCCAGGCACCAACAGGAGTATTacctgtatgatctcatttaatcttaacaaCAATCTGAGAGGTCATTATCACAGCACTCACTTACAAGTGAAGACACTGAGGCCC from Canis lupus dingo isolate Sandy chromosome 21, ASM325472v2, whole genome shotgun sequence encodes:
- the KCTD21 gene encoding BTB/POZ domain-containing protein KCTD21, translating into MSDPITLNVGGKLYTTSLATLTSFPDSMLGAMFSGKMPTKRDSQGNCFIDRDGKVFRYILNFLRTSHLDLPEDFQEMGLLRREADFYQVQPLIEALQEKEVELSKAEKNAMLNITLNQRVQTVHFTVREAPQIYSLSSSSMEVFNANIFSTSCLFLKLLGSKLFYCSNGNLSSITSHLQDPNHLTLDWVANVEGLPEEEYTKQNLKRLWVVPANKQINSFQVFVEEVLKIALSDGFCIDSSHPHAVDFMNNKIIRLIRYR